The Pleuronectes platessa chromosome 13, fPlePla1.1, whole genome shotgun sequence genome includes a window with the following:
- the si:ch211-14a17.10 gene encoding GRIP and coiled-coil domain-containing protein 2 isoform X2, which translates to MQGHKGLELLMEGNVLGKKTPSAMAGGSHLVWLPLLLSGVFELSDSRHVHPEKNETFISNADVASLLGRFPIKLPEGINPENIHITSVNIESCTDMEAQIHLLNKQLQETTFRSSKQDEEAFGLRRNVRLLRMQLATCSSSASAVTGPYQTQLYSQMKLLLEKFDSDAFLNLKVIVLTREVTALQRRIELAANSTETEIMVLRNELQVKMKDLHAKKQQIERRFSNSELILQIISLQNQIWDLGVEELRRGETVLQPDSRIAALQTQLDMKLRKLRQQGDASSVLLEFISGHSRIAAIQRLINVHIAKSRANYADYQMQMRQKNELLAKKILRLNREESNTELTREILSLQDELATLTQMITHAKTSDRLTGLRVILEQGKSQQEHLQKQLEETDFGQAQLIMKIIGMIREGREQQRDGQQPTTSTTQTTVLTLLRGEYAKAQADIKELQRLVQEKSENCPGNKERYSDLKTEFEQKIAELNRTGDSKAAIILNVINLHGELTTLRDLISITKHPDRLSDLQRQLEQKEEELNSKTADMKRLIANPNLILSFNQLQQEIWELQESGLNGTTRNKQRELQTRVDGLIREMNNKGDESIKLMLKIMTLQSQVKQLQKELLDHHTVKDATVTQLEKDLSTKEKELKKSVDELTEKNQANAQLIVTITDLNNRLRKLQQEMQSGGQITSATITKLKKQLKIKEEEHFRDQVEITALQNELNQTTAQCSGFGKKIQELQTDLDEKLKKLQSESDSVTSLALQVSTITVQLEELKRQLQNTDSEAKIQELQKQIEEKNNKLAEKTEELKARSAQPQRFLDIISIQTKISKLVNTAANNTDYRKIRALQYHLTDLINGIRDENNENTQLLFKVLTLQEEVARLKKQEKSQSEAQLKKIKDLENELEDIRSQIAEKTLLLDSRDLIFSNLSAQIMELHQKIKPLEDEISDLKNQHAESFAELQARLSLTKRQLQDSELRLKDADAKNFKSMMDIIDLRDQLTKAEKQASKAAGKNIYVLEQQLQTQQRENKKLENSNRDLKQTLKELKMCCNDQNTLCEVRQTQLQVCQQDMDRLEQENRILQDRLQQSKQKVEDLQQQLPAKDAMLNRLQQELEEKATENKRMQDKCSSIGSGYEERYSHLKTEFEQKIAELNRTGDSKAAIILNVINLHGELTTLRDLISTTKHPERLSDLQRQLEEKEEELNSKTADMKRLIVNPNLILSIIELQQEIWDLQQRGLNGTTRNKERELQTRVHGLITEINNKGDESIKLVLKIMTLQSQVKQLQKELLDQHTVKDATVTQLEKDLFTKEKELKKSVDELTEKNQANAQLIVTITDLNNRLRKLQQETQSGGQITSATITKLKKQLKIKEEEHFRDQVEITALQNELNETTAQCSGFGKKIQELQTDLDEKLKKLQSESDSVSSLALQVSTITLQLEELKRQLQNTDSEAKIQELQKQIEEKNNKLAEKTEELKARSAQPQRFLDIISIQTKISKLVNTAANNTDYNQIRALQGQLNDLIDGIKDENNENTQLLFKVLTLQEEVARLKKQEKSQSEAQLKKIKDLENELEDIRSQIAEKTLLLYTRNSNFSNLSAEITELRQKIKPLEDEISDLKNQHAESFAELQARLSLTKRQLQDSELRLKDADAKNFKSMMDIIDLRDQLTKAQKQASKAAGKNIDVLEQQLQTQQRENKKLENSNRELKKQLKIKEEEHFRDQVEITALQNELNQTTAQCSGFGKKIQELQTDLDEKLKKLQSESDSVSSLALQVSTITLQLEELKRQLQNTDSEAKIQELQKQIEEKNNKLAEKTEELKARSAQPQRFLHIISIQTKISKLVNTAANNTDYNQIRALQGQLNDLIDGIQEENNENTQLLFKVLTLQEEVARLKKQEKSQSEAQLKKIKDLENELEDIRSQIAEKTLLLYTRNSNFSNLSAEITELRQKIKPLEDEISDLKNQHAESFAELQARLSLTKRQLQDSELRLKDADAKNFKSMMDIIDLRDQLTKAQKQASKAAGKNIDVLEQQLQTQQRENKKLENSNRELKKQLKIKEEEHFRDQVEITALQNELNQMTAQCSGFGKKIQELQTDLDEKLKKLQSESDSVSSLALQVSTITLQLEELKRQLQNTDSEAKIQELQKQIEEKNNKLAEKTEELKARSAQPQRFLDIISIQTKISKLVNTAANNTDYSQIRALQGQLNDLIDGIKEENNENTQLLFKVLTLQEEVARLKKQEKSQSEAQLKKIKDLENELEDIRSQIAEKTLLLYTRNSNFSNLSAEITELRQKIKPLEDEISDLKNQHAESFAELQARLSLTKRQLQDSELRLKDADAKNFKSMMDIIDLRDQLTKAQKQASKAAGKNIDVLEQQLQTQQRENQKLENSNRERQTQLQVCEQDMDRLGQQLQQGDARLKQLQQDTEEQMRQSNRRHQHENQILQDQLQQSKQKVEDLQQQLPAKDAMLNRLQQELEEKATENNGLQDKYSNLQNEKNELAEKVQGKYSFCLVEYPPKELLLYSVFSLYPGLQNQLSDVEDRTIHTRKSTFDPNTANPRIVLSADHTEMSTTEEVQNVQDHPGRFDVVLAILGETGFSSGRHYWEVSVAGKSCFHLGMASESAQRRGSIIFRPTNGYWTIVKNKQGQYRAIDNRSVVLRGQPQLLTLGILLDYEKGQVSFYNAGDRSHIYSFQSQRFTDKIHPFVNFCVEDTERRTPIVLLTPGSTEWIKNAV; encoded by the exons ATGCAGGGACATAAAGGTTTAGAACTGCTGATGGAAGGAAACGTTTTAGGAAAGAAGACACCAAGTGCAATGGCAGGAGGCTCTCACCTAGTTTggcttcctctgcttctctcagGTGTCTTTGAACTTTCTGACAGCAGACATG TCCATCCGGAGAAGAACGAAACATTCATCAGCAATGCAGATGTGGCTTCTCTCCTTGGCCGGTTCCCA ATAAAATTACCGGAAGGAATTAATCCTGAGAATATACATATCACA tcAGTCAACATAGAAAGCTGTACTG ATATGGAGGCACAGATTCATTTGCTTAACAAGCAGCTTCAGGAGACAACGTTCCGCAGCAGCAAACAAG ATGAAGAAGCCTTTGGGTTGAGGAGGAACGTCAGGCTGCTTAGGATGCAGCTAGCTACATGCAGTTCATCCGCCTCAGCTGTTACTGGCC CTTATCAAACCCAGCTATACTCTCAAATGaaactgctgctggagaagTTTGACAGTGATGCTTTTCTGA atCTAAAAGTCATTGTACTAACCAGGGAGGTAACAGCATTACAGAGGAGGATCGAACTGGCTGCCAATTCTACTGAAACTGAAATCATGG TGCTACGCAATGAGCTGCAAGTGAAGATGAAGGATCTCCACGCTAAGAAGCAACAAATTGAGAGACGTTTCTCAAACTCAGAACTCA TTCTTCAGATCATCTCACTGCAAAATCAGATCTGGGATTTAGGAGTGGAAGAAttgagaagaggagaaactgTTCTTCAGCCGGACAGTAGAATTGCTG CTCTACAGACACAACTGGACATGAAGCTCAGGAAGCTGCGACAACAAGGAGATGCCAGTTCAGTCT TGCTAGAGTTCATATCTGGGCACAGTAGGATTGCGGCGATACAGAGACTCATCAATGTCCACATTGCAAAATCCAGAGCTAATTATGCTG ATTACCAGATGCAAATGAGACAAAAGAATGAGCTCCTGGCAAAGAAGATTTTACGCTTGAATCGTGAGGAGAGTAACACAGAACTAA CAAGGGAAATTTTGAGTCTGCAGGATGAACTGGCGACTCTCACACAGATGATTACCCACGCCAAAACTAGTGACAGACTGACAG GCCTGAGAGTTATTCTGGAACAGGGGAAGAGCCAACAAGAACATTTACAGAAACAACTTGAGGAGACAGATTTTGGACAGGCTCAACTGA TCATGAAGATCATCGGCATGATACGAGAggggagagagcagcagagggatgGGCAACAGCCGACAACATCAACAACCCAAACCA CTGTTCTGACTCTGCTTCGAGGGGAATATGCAAAAGCTCAGGCTGACATAAAGG AGCTGCAGCGGCTGGTGCAAGAGAAGAGTGAAAATTGCCCTGGAAATAAGGAGAGATACTCAG ACTTAAAGACTGAATTCGAACAGAAGATTGCAGAACTCAATAGAACTGGAGACTCCAAAGCAGCAATCA TTCTGAATGTGATAAACCTGCATGGTGAGCTGACAACTCTGAGGGATTTGATCTCGATCACAAAACACCCAGACAGGCTCTCAG ATCTGCAGAGGCAGCTGGAGCAGAAGGAAGAGGAACTAAACTCCAAGACTGCAGACATGAAGAGATTGATTGCCAACCCCAACCTAA ttCTGTCATTcaatcagctgcagcaggaaatcTGGGAACTGCAGGAAAGTGGGCTCAATGGAACCACAAGGAACAAGCAAAGAG AGTTGCAAACCAGAGTGGATGGCCTCATCAGGGAAATGAACAACAAAGGCGATGAAAGTATCAAACTGA TGCTGAAAATCATGACGCTGCAGAGTcaggtgaagcagctgcagaaagAGCTTTTAGACCACCACACGGTAAAAGACGCTACGGTAACCC AGCTTGAAAAGGATCTTTCTACCAaagagaaggagctgaagaaATCCGTTGATGAGCTGACCGAGAAGAATCAGGCCAACGCCCAATTGA TTGTGACCATCACTGATCTCAACAACCGTCTCAGAAAACTACAACAAGAAATGCAAAGCGGGGGCCAAATAACATCTGCAACAATTACTA AGCTAAAGAAGCAACTGAAGATAAAAGAAGAGGAGCACTTTCGGGATCAGGTCGAGATTACAG CTCTGCAGAATGAACTGAACCAGACGACGGCACAGTGTTCAGGCTTTGGGAAGAAAATCCAAG AGCTGCAGACTGATCTGGATGAGAAGCTGAAGAAACTTCAGTCTGAATCGGACAGCGTCACTTCACTTG CTCTTCAAGTTTCTACAATAACCGTGCAACTGGAGGAGTTAAAGAGACAACTCCAAAATACTGATTCTGAAGCCAAGATACAAG agcttcAAAAACAAATAGAGGAAAAGAACAACAAGTTGGCTGAAAAAACAGAGGAGCTGAAAGCAAGAAGCGCTCAACCCCAAAGAT TTCTCGATATTATCTCAATACAAACAAAGATATCAAAGTTAGTGAACACGGCAGCAAACAACACAGATTACAGAAAAATTAGAG CACTCCAGTATCATTTGACCGATCTGATCAATGGAATTCGagatgaaaacaatgaaaataccCAACTGC TCTTTAAGGTTTTGACTCTTCAAGAGGAAGTAGCCCgactgaagaagcaggaaaagagTCAGTCAGAAGCTCAGTTAAAGAAAATTAAAG ATCTGGAGAACGAATTGGAGGACATCAGAAGTCAGATAGCAGAAAAGACTCTTTTGCTGGACTCCAGGGATTTGATCTTTTCTaatctgt cgGCTCAAATTATGGAACTTCACCAAAAAATCAAACCACTGGAAGATGAAATATCAGACCTCAAAAACCAACATGCTGAGAGCTTTGCAG AGCTTCAAGCGAGACTGAGTTTGACAAAGAGACAACTGCAAGACAGCGAACTTCGACTCAAGGATGCAGACGCAAAGAACTTTAAATCAA TGATGGATATCATTGATCTGAGGGATCAGCTGACAAAGGCTGAGAAACAAGCATCAAAAGCTGctggaaaaaatatttatg TATTGGAACAACAACTTCAAACACAGcaaagagagaataaaaaactggaaaacTCAAACAGAG ACTTAAAACAAACGTTGAAAGAACTGAAGATGTGCTGCAACGATCAGAACACCCTCTGTGAAG TGCGACAGACACAACTGCAGGTGTGCCAGCAGGATATGGATCGTCTGGAGCAGGAAAATCGGA TCTTACAGGACCGACTGCAACAGTCCAAGCAGAAGGTTGaagacctgcagcagcagctgcctgCGAAGGACGCCATGCTGAACCGGCTGCAACAGGAGCTAGAAGAGAAGGCCACAGAGAATAAGAGGATGCAGGACAAATGCAGCAGTATTGGCTCTGGATATGAGGAGAGATACTCGC ACTTAAAGACTGAATTCGAACAGAAGATTGCAGAACTCAATAGAACTGGAGACTCCAAAGCAGCAATCA TTTTGAATGTGATAAACCTGCATGGTGAGCTGACAACTCTGAGGGATTTGATCTCAACGACAAAACACCCAGAAAGGCTCTCAG ATCTGCAGaggcagctggaggagaaggaagaggaactAAACTCCAAGACTGCAGACATGAAGAGATTGATTGTCAATCCCAACCTCA ttCTGTCAATcattgagctgcagcaggaaatcTGGGACCTGCAGCAAAGGGGGCTCAATGGAACCACAAGGAACAAGGAAAGAG AGTTGCAAACCAGAGTGCATGGCCTCATCACGGAAATAAACAACAAAGGCGATGAAAGCATCAAACTGG TGCTGAAAATCATGACGCTGCAGAGTcaggtgaagcagctgcagaaagAGCTTTTAGACCAGCACACGGTAAAAGACGCTACGGTAACCC AGCTTGAAAAGGATCTTTTTACCAaagagaaggagctgaagaaATCCGTTGATGAGCTGACCGAGAAGAATCAGGCCAACGCCCAATTGA TTGTGACCATCACTGATCTCAACAACCGTCTCAGAAAACTACAACAAGAAACGCAAAGCGGGGGCCAAATAACATCTGCAACAATTACTA AGCTAAAGAAGCAACTGAAGATAAAAGAAGAGGAGCACTTTCGGGATCAGGTCGAGATTACAG CTCTGCAGAATGAACTGAACGAGACGACGGCACAGTGTTCAGGCTTTGGGAAGAAAATCCAAG AGCTGCAGACTGATCTGGATGAGAAGCTGAAGAAACTTCAGTCTGAATCGGACAGCGTCTCTTCACTTG CTCTTCAAGTTTCTACAATAACCCTGCAACTGGAGGAGTTAAAGAGACAACTCCAAAACACTGATTCTGAAGCCAAGATACAAG agcttcAAAAACAAATAGAGGAAAAGAACAACAAGTTGGCTGAAAAAACAGAGGAGCTGAAAGCAAGAAGCGCTCAACCCCAAAGAT TTCTCGATATTATCTCAATACAAACAAAGATATCAAAGTTAGTGAACACGGCAGCAAACAACACAGATTACAATCAAATTAGAG CACTCCAGGGCCAGTTGAATGATCTGATCGATGGaattaaagatgaaaacaatgaaaataccCAACTGC TCTTTAAGGTTTTGACTCTTCAAGAGGAAGTAGCCCGACTGAAGAAGCAAGAAAAGAGTCAGTCAGAAGCTCAGTTAAAGAAAATTAAAG ATCTGGAGAACGAATTGGAGGACATCAGAAGTCAGATAGCAGAAAAGACTCTTTTGCTGTACACCAGGAATTCGAACTTTTCTaatctgt cgGCTGAAATTACTGAACTTCGCCAAAAAATCAAACCACTGGAAGATGAAATATCAGACCTCAAAAACCAACATGCTGAGAGCTTTGCAG AGCTTCAAGCGAGACTGAGTTTGACAAAGAGACAACTGCAAGACAGCGAACTTCGACTCAAGGATGCAGACGCAAAGAACTTTAAATCGA TGATGGATATCATTGATCTGAGGGATCAGCTGACAAAGGCTCAGAAACAAGCATCAAAAGCTGCTGGAAAAAATATTGATG TATTGGAACAACAActtcaaacacaacaaagagagaataaaaaactggaaaacTCAAACAGAG AGCTAAAGAAGCAACTGAAGATAAAAGAAGAGGAACACTTTCGGGATCAGGTCGAGATTACAG CTCTGCAGAATGAACTGAACCAGACGACGGCACAGTGTTCAGGCTTTGGGAAGAAAATCCAAG AGCTGCAGACTGATCTGGATGAGAAGCTGAAGAAACTTCAGTCTGAATCGGACAGCGTCTCTTCACTTG CTCTTCAAGTTTCTACAATAACCCTGCAACTGGAGGAGTTAAAGAGACAACTCCAAAACACTGATTCTGAAGCCAAGATACAAG agcttcaaaaacaaatagaggaaaaaaacaacaagttgGCTGAAAAAACAGAGGAGCTGAAAGCAAGAAGCGCTCAACCCCAAAGAT TTCTACATATTATCTCAATACAAACAAAGATATCAAAGTTAGTGAACACGGCAGCAAACAACACAGATTACAATCAAATTAGAG CACTCCAGGGCCAGTTGAATGATCTGATCGATGGAATTCAAgaggaaaacaatgaaaataccCAACTGC TCTTTAAGGTTTTGACTCTTCAAGAGGAAGTAGCCCGACTGAAGAAGCAAGAAAAGAGTCAGTCAGAAGCTCAGTTAAAGAAAATTAAAG ATCTGGAGAACGAATTGGAGGACATCAGAAGTCAGATAGCAGAAAAGACTCTTTTGTTGTACACCAGGAATTCGAACTTTTCTaatctgt cgGCTGAAATTACTGAACTTCGCCAAAAAATCAAACCACTGGAAGATGAAATATCAGACCTCAAAAACCAACATGCTGAGAGCTTTGCAG AGCTTCAAGCGAGACTGAGTTTGACAAAGAGACAACTGCAAGACAGCGAACTTCGACTCAAGGATGCAGACGCAAAGAACTTTAAATCGA TGATGGATATCATTGATCTGAGGGATCAGCTGACAAAGGCTCAGAAACAAGCATCAAAAGCTGCTGGAAAAAATATTGATG TATTGGAACAACAActtcaaacacaacaaagagagaataaaaaactggaaaacTCAAACAGAG AGCTAAAGAAGCAACTGAAGATAAAAGAAGAGGAGCACTTTCGGGATCAGGTCGAGATTACAG CTCTGCAGAATGAACTGAACCAGATGACGGCACAGTGTTCAGGCTTTGGGAAGAAAATCCAAG AGCTGCAGACTGATCTGGATGAGAAGCTGAAGAAACTTCAGTCTGAATCGGACAGCGTCTCTTCACTTG CTCTTCAAGTTTCTACAATAACCCTGCAACTGGAGGAGTTAAAGAGACAACTCCAAAACACTGATTCTGAAGCCAAGATACAAG agcttcaaaaacaaatagaggaaaaaaacaacaagttgGCTGAAAAAACAGAGGAGCTGAAAGCAAGAAGCGCTCAACCCCAAAGAT TTCTCGATATTATCTCAATACAAACAAAGATATCAAAGTTAGTGAACACGGCAGCAAACAACACAGATTACAGTCAAATTAGAG CACTCCAGGGCCAGTTGAATGATCTGATCGATGGaattaaagaggaaaacaatgaaaataccCAACTGC TCTTTAAGGTTTTGACTCTTCAAGAGGAAGTAGCCCGACTGAAGAAGCAAGAAAAGAGTCAGTCAGAAGCTCAGTTAAAGAAAATTAAAG ATCTGGAGAACGAATTGGAGGACATCAGAAGTCAGATAGCAGAAAAGACTCTTTTGCTGTACACCAGGAATTCGAACTTTTCTAATCTGT cgGCTGAAATTACTGAACTTCGCCAAAAAATCAAACCACTGGAAGATGAAATATCAGACCTCAAAAACCAACATGCTGAGAGCTTTGCAG AGCTTCAAGCGAGACTGAGTTTGACAAAGAGACAACTGCAAGACAGCGAACTTCGACTCAAGGATGCAGACGCAAAGAACTTTAAATCAA TGATGGATATCATTGATCTGAGGGATCAGCTGACAAAGGCTCAGAAACAAGCATCAAAAGCTGCTGGAAAAAATATTGATG TATTGGAACAACAACTTCAGACACAACAAAGAGAGAATCAAAAACTGGAAAACTCAAACAGAG AGCGACAGACACAACTACAAGTGTGCGAGCAGGATATGGATCGTCTGGGGCAACAGCTGCAACAGGGGGATGCCCGcctcaaacagctgcagcaggatACGGAGGAACAGATGAGGCAGTCTAACAGACGACACCAGCATGAAAATCAGA TCTTACAGGACCAACTGCAACAGTCCAAGCAGAAGGTTGaagacctgcagcagcagctgcctgCGAAGGACGCCATGCTGAACCGGCTGCAACAGGAGCTAGAAGAGAAGGCCACAGAGAATAACGGACTGCAGGACAAATACAGCA